A genomic stretch from Falsibacillus albus includes:
- a CDS encoding DUF1273 domain-containing protein, producing the protein MVKVLMVTGYKPFEMGIFKNDDPSVRIIKKALKKALLQKEDEGLEWVLISGQLGVELWSAEVVYELQEEFPQLKLAVLTPFLDQESKWNEQNKEYYEFVISQADFYDSISKQPYQNPQQFRNKDRIFLHKSDELLILYDSEQEGSPKYILESAKLYQKNNEFPIRTIDFYELQTIIEEEQWQQEL; encoded by the coding sequence ATGGTCAAGGTTTTGATGGTTACAGGGTATAAGCCATTTGAGATGGGCATATTCAAAAACGATGATCCTTCTGTACGCATTATCAAAAAAGCATTGAAGAAAGCCCTTCTTCAGAAAGAGGATGAAGGTCTGGAATGGGTGCTTATATCAGGACAACTAGGGGTAGAACTTTGGTCAGCGGAAGTGGTTTATGAGCTGCAAGAAGAATTCCCCCAGCTAAAATTGGCTGTTTTAACACCCTTTTTGGATCAGGAATCAAAATGGAACGAACAAAACAAGGAATATTATGAATTTGTAATTTCTCAAGCTGATTTCTATGACTCGATTTCCAAGCAGCCCTATCAGAATCCACAACAGTTCAGGAATAAAGATCGAATTTTTTTACATAAAAGCGATGAATTACTGATTTTATATGATTCAGAACAAGAAGGTTCGCCGAAATATATCCTTGAATCCGCAAAGCTGTATCAAAAAAACAATGAATTTCCAATTCGAACCATTGATTTTTACGAATTGCAAACCATAATAGAAGAAGAGCAATGGCAGCAAGAATTGTGA
- the gpsB gene encoding cell division regulator GpsB, which produces MLSDKIKLTAKDILEKEFKQAMRGYKPEDVDKFLDLIIKDYETFHQAIEELQQENMRLKKQVDDSSRRQPAQQPAGTTNFDILKRLSNLEKHVFGSKLYD; this is translated from the coding sequence ATGTTATCTGATAAAATTAAATTAACTGCAAAAGATATTTTGGAAAAAGAATTCAAGCAGGCAATGCGTGGATATAAGCCTGAGGATGTAGACAAATTTTTGGATTTAATCATAAAGGATTATGAAACATTTCATCAAGCCATTGAAGAGCTGCAGCAGGAAAATATGCGCCTGAAAAAACAAGTCGACGATTCTTCCCGCAGACAGCCTGCTCAACAGCCAGCCGGCACGACAAACTTTGATATATTGAAGAGGTTGTCCAACCTTGAAAAGCATGTGTTCGGCAGCAAACTTTATGATTGA